atggtgttagaacgagtaatggcggagcaagtagtgtcggagtaagttatgccaatgtagtttgttataaatgtggaaaaccgggccacattattagaaatttcccgaaccaggagaacacgaatggacaaggccgcggaagagttttcaatattaatgcggcagaggcacaggaagacccggagcttgttacgggtacgtttcttattgacaataaatctgcttacgttttatttgattcgggtgcggatagaagctatatgagtagagatttttgtgctaaattaagttgtccattgatgccgttggatagtaaatttttactcgaattagcaaatggtaaattaatttcagcagataatatatgtcggaatcgagaaattaaactggttagcgaaacatttaagattgacttgataccagtagagttagggagttttgatgtgataatcagtatggactggttgaaagaagtgaaagcagagatcgtttgttacaaaaatgcaattcgcattatacgagaaaaaggaaaacccttaatggtgtacggagaaaagggcaacatgaagctacatcttattagtaatttgaaggcacaaaaactaataagaaaaggttgctatgctgttctagcacacgtcgagaaagtacaaactgaagaaaagagcatcaacgatgttcccgtcgcaaaagaatttcccgatgtatttccgaaagaattaccgggattacccccacatcgatccgttgaatttcaaatagatcttgtaccaggagctgcaccaatagctcgtgctccttatagactcgcacccaacgagatgaaagaactgcaaagccaattacaagaacttttagagcgtggtttcattcgaccaagcacatcaccgtggggagctcctgttttgtttgtcaagaagaaagatggtacattcaggttgtgtatcgactaccgagagttgaacaaacttaccatcaagaaccgctacccactaccgagaatcgacgacttatttgatcaactacaaggctcgtctgtttattcaaagattgacttacgttccgggtatcatcaaatgcgggtgaaagaagatgatattccaaatactgctttcagaacacgttacagtcattacgagtttatggtcatgccgtttggtttaactaatgcaccagctgtgttcatggaccttatgaaccgagtgtgtggaccacaccttaacaagtttgtcattgttttcattgatgacatacttatttactcaaagaatgaccaagaacacggtgaacatttgagaaaggtgttagaagtattgaggaaggaagaattgtacgctaaattttcaaagtatgaattttggttggaagaagttcaattcctcggtcacatagtgaacaaaaaaggtattaaggtggatccggcaaagatagaaactgttaaaaagtgggaaaccccgaaaactccgaaacacatacgccagtttttaggactagctggttactactgaaggttcatccaagacttttccagaatagcaaaacccttgactgcattaacgcataaagggaagaaatttgaatggaaggatgaataagagaaagcgtttcagttattgaagaaaaatctaactacggcacctatattgtcattgcctgaagggaatgatgattttgtgatttattgtgacgcatcaaagcaaggtctcgattgtgtattaatgcaacgaacgaaggtgattgcttatgcgtctagataattgaagattcacgagtaaaattatacgatgcatgatttggaattaggcgtagttgtttttgcattaaacacttggaggcactacttatatggggtcaaaagtattatatataccgaccacaaaagtcttcaacacatatttaatcagaaacaactgaatatgaggcagcgtaggtggattgaattgttgaatgattacgactttgagattcgttaccacccggggaaggcaaatgtggtagccgacgccttgagcagaaaggacagagaacccattcgagtaaaatctatgaatataatgattcacactaaccttattactcaaataaaggaggcgcaacaaggagttttaaaagagggaaatttaaaggatgaaatacccaaaggatcggagaagcatcttaatattcgggaagacggaacccggtatagggctgaaagaatttgggtaccaaaatttggagatatgagagaaatggtacttagagaagctcataaaaccatatactcaatacatcctggaacggggaagatgtacaaggatcttaagaaacatttttggtggccaggtatgaaagccgatattgctaaatacgtaggagaatgtttgacgtgttctaaggtcaaagctgagcatcagaaaccatcaggtctacttcaacaacccaaaatcccggaatggaaatgggaaaacatttccatagatttcatcactaaattgccaaggactgcaagtggttttgatactatttgggtaatagttgatcgtctcaccaaatcagcacacttcctgccaataagagaagatgacaagatggagaagttagcacgactgtatttgaaggaagtcgtctccagacatggaataccaatctatattatctctgatagggatggcaaatttatttcaagattctggcagacattacagcaagcattaggaactcgtctagacatgagtactgcctatcatccacaaactgatgggcagagtgaaaggacgatacaaacgcttgaagacatgctacgagcatgtgttattgatttcagaaacagttgggatcgacatctaccgttagcagaatttttctacaacaacagctaccattcaagcattgagatggcgccgtttgaagcactttatggtagaaagtgcaggtctccgatttgttggagtgaagtgggggatagacagattacgggtccggagataatacaagaaactaccgagaagatcatccaaattcaacaacggttgaaaaccgcccaaagtcgacaaaagagctacgctgacattaaaagaaaagatatagaatttgaaattggagagatggtcatgcttaaagttgcaccttggaaaggcgttgttcgatttggtaaacgagggaaattaaatccaaggtatattggaccattcaagattattgatcgtgtcggaccagtagcttaccgacttgagttacctcaacaactcgcggctgtacataacactttccacgtctcaaatttgaagaaatgttttgctaaagaagatctcactattccgttagatgaaatccaaatcaacgaaaaacttcaatttatcgaagaacccgtcgaaataatggatcatgaggttaaaagacttaagcaaaacaagataccaattgttaaggttcgatggaatgctcgtagaggacccgagttcacctgggaacgagaagatcagatgaagaagaaatatccgcatttatttccagaagatacgtcaacacctccaactgcttaaaatttcgggacgaaatttatttaacgggtaggtactgtagtgacccgaaattttccatgtttatatatatatatattaaatgaaattgttatttacatgattaagtgtttccaacatgttaagcaatcaaacttgttaagacttgattaattgaaataggtttcatatagacaattgaccacccaagttgaccagtgattcacgaacgttaaaacttgtaaaaactatacgatgacatatatatggttatatatatagttaacgtgattttattataagtatgtatctcattaggtattttaacaatgagttatatacataaaaatgagactattagtttaagaaactcgaaaacgatatatataacgattatcgttataacaacgtcttactaggtacatatgaatcatattaagatattgatacacttggttaattatgttaaatgataagtaaatatattattaagtgtattaataatgaaatacatatgtaaaaataagactactaacttaatgatttcgaaaagagacatatatgtaacgattatcgttgtaacgacatttaactgtatatacatcatactaagatatattatatatcataatatcatgataatataacaatttaacatctcattcgttataataaacaatgggttaacaacattcaacaagatcgttaacctaaaggtttcaaaacaacatttacatgtaacgactaacgatgacttaacgacttagttaaaatgtatatacatgtagtgttttaatatgtattcatacacttttgaaagacttcaagacacttatcaaaatacttcaacttaacaaaaatgcttacaattacatcctcgttcagtttcatcaacaattctactcatatgcacccgtattcatactcgtacaatacacagcttttagatgtatgtactattgatatatacactccaataatcagctcttagcagcccctgtgagtcacctaacacatgtgggaatcatcatttggcaactagcatgaaatatttcataaaattacaaaaatatgagtaatcattcatgacttatttacatgaaaacaaaattacatatcctttatatctaatccatacaccaacgaccaaaaacacctacaaacactttcattcttcaattttcttcatctaattgatctctctcaagttctatcttcaagttctaagtgttcttcataaattccaaaagttctagtttcataaaatcaagaatacttccaagattgcaagcttacttccaagttttctaaatccattccaagtaatcatccaagatcaagaaacctttgttacttatagtaggttatctttctaatacaaggtaataatcatattcaaagtttaattcaatttctataactataacaatcttatttcgagtggaaatcttacttgaaattgttttcgtgtcatgattctgcttcaagaactttcaagccatccaaggatcctttgaagctagatctgtttttctcatttccagtaggtttatccaaggaacttgaggtagtaatgatattcataacatcattctattcatacatataaagctatcttattcgaaggtttaaacttgtaatcactagaacatagtttagttaattctaaacttgttcgcaaataaaagttaatccttctaacttgacttttaaaatcaaataaacacatgttctatatctatatgatatgctaacttaatgatttaaaacctgaaaacacgaaaaacaccgtaaaaccggatttacgccgtcgtagtaacaccgcgggctgttttgggttagttaattaaaaactatgataaactttgatttaaaagttgttattctgggtaaatgatttttattatgaacatgaaactatatccaaaaattatggttaaactcaaagtggaagtatgttttctaaaatggtcatctagacgtcgttctttcgactgaaatgactacctttgcaaaaacgacttgtaacttatttttctgactataaacctatactttttctatttagattcataaaatagagttcaatatgaaaccatagcaatttgattcattcaaaacggatttaaaatgaagaagttatgggtaaaacaagattggataatttttctcattttagctacgtgaaaattggtaacaaatctattccaaccataacttaatcaacttgtattgtatattatgtaatcttgagataccatatacacgtatacaatgtttcgacctatcatgttgacacatctatatatatttcggaacaaccatagacactctatatgtgaatgtcggagttagttatacagggttgaggttgattccaaaatatatatagtttgagttgtgatcaatactgagatacgtatacactgggtcgtggattgattcaagataatatttatcgatttatttctgtacatctaactatggacaactagttgtaggttactaaagaggacagctgacttaataaacttaaaacatcaaaatatattaaaagtgttgtaaatatattttgaacatactttgatatatatgtatatattgttataggttcgtgaatcaaccagtggccaagtcttacttcccgacgaagtaaaaaactgtgaaagtgagttatagtcccacttttaaaatctaatatttttgggatgagaatacatgcaggttttataaatgatttacaaaatagacacaagtacgtgaaactacattctatggttgaattatcgaaatcgaatatgcccctttttattaagtctggtaatctattaattagggaacagacaccctaattgacgcgaatcctaaagatagatctattgggcctaacaaaccccatccaaagtaccggatgctttagcacttcgaaatttatatcatatccgaagggtgtcccggaatgatggggatattcttatatatgcatcttgttaatgtcggttaccaggtgttcaccatatgaatgatttttatctctatgtatgggatgtgtattgaaatatgaaatcttgtggtctattgttacgatttgatatatataggttaaacctataactcaccaacatttttgttgacgtttaaagcatgtttattctcaggtgaatactaagagcttccgctgttgcatactaaaataaggacaagatttggagtccatgtttgtatgatattgtgtaaaaactgcattcaagaaactgattttgatgtaacatatttgtattgtaaaccattatgtaatggtcgtgtgtaaacaagatattttagattatcattatttgataatctacgtaaagctttttaaacctttatttatgaaataacgtctcatatagaggtcaaaacctcgtaacgaaatcaattaatatggaacgtttttaatcaataagaacgggacatttcatatacaccCCCAAAGTGACCGCTATATCGATATTAGCAGGGAGTGTACAGCCGGCGATCCGTTCGTAGAGCTTTTGGCTAGTTGCCGACATCTCAACCGGTCGCTTTGCTTTGTTACCGGTGATCAGGGCGAAGATTCTCAAGTGCGGTTCCCTGGATGGCAGGTTGCGACAGGGAGTGTTTGTATGCTGGCGGCGCAGCCTACACAAGGAGCTCGTTCAACCATGTGTTTGCGGCAGCCTCGGTGACACCCTCACTTACCGCACCGATGTTTAACATTGGGCTAGTTTTCAGAATGTCTAGAGTTTACGATTGTTGCTTCTCTGCTTGATTATTATCGTTCAGCATGGACTTTAGGTTTTCGATCATTTGTTTCTCGACGTTGGctgagatcattttggtgatcatgtTGGTGTCGTTGTGAGAGGATCCGATGCCGCTTGAACCACCAGTTTTAAGACCAAGAGTTCTGAGCTTCAACCTATCTCCACCGAGTGGTAATCCCTCGTGTGTATGCTCATCGTCGTCGGAGACATTCATCTCGTGTCCCGACGCGTCACCAGAGTGAATGTGAGCGATTGATTGCTTTTGAGGTTGAGGTGGTTCCATCAGTGGTGAGCTTCCTTTGTTTAGAGGTGGTTGAACATCGTCGTTTGTTCCTTTCTTGCTTGCTGTTTCGCTACTTGGTTTCACtgtgttgttcgtacctttaggtggcgccatttgatGAAACCAAAATCGTCTAGTgtgaatagatttcgggtttgagtgcttgaatTGGGAAAAAGAGtagatcgaatgttttaactccaataattgtgcaaaccccaatttggaatctggattccaagggcgtaaaacaatcgattgaattaaccttattcgatcggaatcgaataagttaatatcttagtgtGAATTGGCTCCGATGGTGATCGGAGTGCTGATCATAATTAAGctaacgactggagtaatgctatcataattgatttgggcagagtaacattaatgcatccagtgttgtgtgaTTGGTGATCTTGCTCACATATTTATAGATGTTTAGGAGGGGATGGTGACGTGGCAcgtccctttcatggttataacgAACTTTGCTAATTTCGAGGGATGgcgtggcacctgtccttttcatgggaataacaTATCCTAACAAACTTCCCTAGATTCGCGGGCTggcgtggcatgcaacttgcttgcatgcttgttccgTTGTCAGGTACTCGTTCCGGGATAAAGTGTCCGCTCCGGGACAATGTACTTTCTCCGGGACATCGTGCTTGTCCCGGGAGAGTATCCTTGTGTCGGATTTCAATGccgtgacgatactgacggcatgtTGGTTCGGGGAAGGCATCACGGTGCTCTTAGTCTAGCCGGGAAGGTTTTGCTTTCTAtttgttccaagtgtttcttcacggttatagtTATCATGACTGGCTTCATGATGCCGGTTACGTGTATGTCATCCGAGCTCTCAGTCTAGCCATTCACCCGGCGTGGTAAAGTTACTGAGATGTCGTCAGATAAGGGTTCGTATTCCGGGACGTGCGGTGCCGGGTAGGATCTTTGCCGAGATGCTTGCTTGTTTTTGAGACGGATCGTTATGCGTATCATTACAAATATACTTAAGTCCATTTCAAATAACCATGATACTCGTTCTATTTTTGTTATTTTTGTTGGTAACGGTTCCTCAATTCCTGTATTGACTACCGGGCACACCGACTTACCAAACCCTTATCGCCCACTTCATTTACACAATGTTCTTATCACACCTACAGTAATTAAGAATCTTATATATGTTCATAAATTTACTACTGATAATCAATGTTCTATTGACTTTGACCCTTTTGGTTTTATGTGAAGGATTATCGCACCCGTCAACCTCTAATCCGATGTGACAACACTGGACCTCTATATCCCGTGACACAATCTACTTCTCAAGTCTTTACTACATCTAGCTCATCACTTTGGCACCAACGTCTTGGCCATCCCGGTGACCAAGTGTTACAATATTTAATTTCTCGTCAATTTATTTCTTGCAATAAAGATAAGTCACGTGTATTATGCCAACCATGTCATCTTGGTAAACACGTTCGGCTTCCATTTAGCACTTCTGATTGTATGTTCTCCATTTGATATTATACACTCTGATGTTTGGACTTCACCCATTGCTAGCATGAGTGGTTTCAAATATTATGTTGTTTTTCTTGATCATTATACACATTACTTGTGGGTTTATCCTTTGCGTCACAAATCTGATGTTTTTAAGAAGTTTATACATTTCACATCATTTGTAGAAAATCAATTCAAGTGTACTATAAAGTCATTTCAACGTAACAATGGTGGTGAATATGATTACACTGTATTTCATGATTTATTTTGCCAAACACGGCATCCGTTTTCGTTTTTCGTGCCCGCACACATCTCAACAAAACGGAAAATCTGAAAGAATTCTTCGGACTATTAACAACACTATTCGTACACTCTTGTTTCATGCAAGTCTTCCTCCCACTTATTGGGCGGAAGCATTACATATGTCATGCCATTTCCTTAACATCCTACCATCATCCGTCATTCAAAATGACACCTCTCATTTCCATCTTTTTCGCCAACACCCAACCTACACTCATTTGCATGTCTTTGGATGCTTATGTTTCCCCCCACCTAAACACTGCCCACAAACCTGCCCCACGATCCACACCGTGTATATTCCTCGTTATCCATCTGATCATCGTGGTTTTCGTTGTCTTAACCTCTCTAATCGTAAAATTATCATTTCTCGTCATGTCGTGTTTGACAAGACTGTCTTTGCTTATGGTTCGGTCACTCCAACCTAGTCCCCATCCTATGAGTTTCTAGACTCTCTTTCCCCTTCTTTTCATACATCATTTCAGCCTACCTCACCGGTGCAGTCCTCAGATCTCCTGTACTCATCACACAGAGACACACCTACTACTTCACCTTCCGCTACCTCAACGAGTAACTCACCTACTATCACCCCATCCACATCTTGATCACCTCCAATACCACACCCTATGATGACCCGTAGCAAACACGAGATTATTAAACCCGTTACTCGCCTTAACTTGCACACTACTACCCCTTCACCTGTGCCCCGATCATATTTACAGGCTCTTAAGGATCTTCACTGGCATTAAGCCATGGATGAGGAATATCATGCCCTTATTTCTAATGACACTTAGGTAGTTGTTCCACGCCCTCCTGGCCTAATGTGGTTCGTTCAATGTGGCTATTTAAGCAGAAGTTTCATGTTGATGGTTCTTTGGCTAGGTACAAAGCCCGGTTGGTTGCTAATGGTAAAAGCCAACAGATTGGCATTGATTCTAATGAGACTTTTAGCCCGGTTTTCAAACCAACAACTATTCGTACCGTTTTAAGTTTGGCTGTCTCTCGTCATTGACCCATTCATTAACTTGAAGTAAAGAACGCCTTTCTTCATGGTGACTTACATGAGACAGTTTATATGCACCAACCACCTGGATACCGTGATACTAGATTTCCTGACTATGTTTGCCGCTTACAGCGCTCCTTATGTGGCCTAAAACAGGCACCACGCGCTTGGTACCAACGGTTTGCTTATTTGTTCTGAAACAGGGTTTTCAGCACAGTCGATGTGACTCATCTTTATTTGTATATCATCAGGGTTCTTCTACAGCATATCTTCTTctatatgtcgatgacattatCCTCACTGCATCATCCACTTCGTTACTGCACACCATTATTGGTCAGCTTAGTAGAGAGTTTTCTATGACTTATTTGGGGTCCCTTAACTATTTTCTTGGCATTTCTGCTACTCGCAGCTCTACAGACATGTTTCTATCTCAGCAGAAATATGCTATAGACATCTTACAGCGTGCAGACATGATGTAGGGCAAACCTTGTCGCACGCCCGCTGACACACAGTCCAAATTGGACGACACCAGTCCTCCTGTTGCCGATCTCACCTTATACAGGAGTCTTGCAGGAGCTCTTCAGTATCTCACATTCACACGCCCTGACATCTCCTACGCGGTTCAGCAGATATGTCTCTTCATGCATGATCCACGCGAGCCACATTTTCTTGCTCTCAAGCGCATTTTGCGCTACATTCGTGGAACACTTGATTATGGGCTACAGATACATGTCTCATCCACAGATGGCCTTGTTGCATATTCTGACGCTAATTGGGCTAGATGTCCAACTACACGTCGTTCGACATCTAGTTATTGTGTTTTTCTTGGTGAAAATCTTTTATCATGGTCATCAAAGCGTCAACAGGTTATATCGAGATCTAGTGCTGAGACCGAATATCGTGGCGTTGCCAACTCCGTTGCTGAGACATGTTGGCTACACAATCTTCTTAGAGAGCTTCACACTTCACCGTCAAATGCCACTATTGTTTATTGTGACAACATTAGCTCTGTATACATGACATCTAATCCAGTACAACATCAACGGACGAAGCACATTGAGATTGATATTCACTTTGTTCGTGATCAGGTTGCTTTGGGTAACGTTC
This window of the Rutidosis leptorrhynchoides isolate AG116_Rl617_1_P2 chromosome 7, CSIRO_AGI_Rlap_v1, whole genome shotgun sequence genome carries:
- the LOC139860106 gene encoding uncharacterized mitochondrial protein AtMg00810-like, with the translated sequence MWLFKQKFHVDGSLARYKARLVANGKSQQIGIDSNETFSPGSSTAYLLLYVDDIILTASSTSLLHTIIGQLSREFSMTYLGSLNYFLGISATRSSTDMFLSQQKYAIDILQRADMMSLAGALQYLTFTRPDISYAVQQICLFMHDPREPHFLALKRILRYIRGTLDYGLQIHVSSTDGLVAYSDANWARCPTTRRSTSSYCVFLGENLLSWSSKRQQVISRSSAETEYRGVANSVAETCWLHNLLRELHTSPSNATIVYCDNISSVYMTSNPVQHQRTKHIEIDIHFVRDQVALGNVRVLHVPSTSRYADIFTKGLPTSLFTDFRSSLNVQISPPDKTAGMLGYVFSCS